The proteins below come from a single Malus domestica chromosome 03, GDT2T_hap1 genomic window:
- the LOC103415828 gene encoding uncharacterized protein: MSNCTVERCTVETSDGVKLSAKLFKPREEEEIKKGSPVVVLVHPYSVLGGCQGLLRGIAAGLADRGYKALTFDMRGVGRSTGRASLTGFAEIKDVIAVCKWVSENLSADRILLVGSSAGAPIAGSAVDQVEQVVGYVSLGYPFGMLASILFGRHHKAVLQSSKPKLFVMGTQDGFTSVKQLKNKLSSAAGRVETHLIEGAGHFQMEGPAYDAQMVNLILEFIASL; the protein is encoded by the exons ATGTCAAACTGTACGGTGGAGCGCTGCACAGTTGAGACCAGCGATGGAGTCAAGCTCAGCGCAAAGCTATTTAAAcccagagaagaagaagagatcaAGAAGGGCAGCCCTGTGGTGGTTCTGGTGCACCCATACTCCGTCCTCGGCGGCTGCCAAGGCCTGTTGAGAGGAATAGCAGCTGGGTTGGCAGACAGAGGTTATAAAGCTTTGACCTTTGACATGAGAGGGGTTGGGAGGTCAACAGGAAGGGCCTCTCTCACTGGGTTTGCAGAAATTAAGGATGTGATTGCTGTGTGCAAATGGGTTTCTGAGAATCTATCAGCTGACAGGATTTTGTTGGTGGGTTCTTCTGCAG GTGCCCCGATTGCAGGCTCTGCGGTAGATCAGGTTGAACAAGTTGTGGGCTATGTTAGTCTGGGGTATCCTTTCGGCATGCTTGCCTCAATCCTTTTCGGGAGACACCACAAAGCCGTACTACAATCCTCAAAACCCAAACTTTTCGTAATGGGGACACAGGACGGGTTCACGAGCGTGAAGCAGTTAAAGAACAAGCTAAGTTCTGCAGCCGGTCGTGTTGAAACACACCTGATTGAAGGAGCAGGCCACTTCCAAATGGAAGGCCCTGCTTATGATGCACAGATGGTGAATCTTATCCTTGAATTCATTGCATCATTGTAG
- the LOC103415811 gene encoding protein EMSY-LIKE 3 isoform X1: MDYELSDSSGTDDDLPPSHQNRFQRGGRTSGNGRSAAVGSAPLSRMHGDMEIQIHRIEQEAYCSVLRAFSAQSDALTWDKETLITELRKELRVSDEEHRELLSRVNADDMIQRLREWRKTSGVQHGTLNAAQPVHDPLPSPTVSASRKKQKTSQSLSLGAATPALPPSMQQSSAALRRGPPPGPRNKKPKSSTQYPSANIPGRPQATNRGPTGAFVENEPAEGETDDPLVGRKVWTRWPEDNHFYEAVITNFNRAEGLHALVYDIGTVDETWEWVNLKEISPEDIRWEADDPGISRKGGRPGPGPGRGNKKPTARGGAVAGAGRGRGTAKGSKKDLPPQLNGIGRKAMSDIEILHTGSLIKEVEKVFRASHPDPMEIEKAKKVLKEHEQALVDAIARLEDASDVESDEHTFSQRQSLDQERGWRKRQYDEMAEGRGVDGSNGNKMTRDGRIASDDQRFESSDI, from the exons ATGGACTACGAACTCTCAGATAGCAGTG GAACGGATGATGACCTTCCGCCGTCTCATCAAAATAGGTTTCAAAGAGGAGGCCGAACTTCTGGGAATGGAAGGTCAGCAGCCGTCGGTTCTGCTCCATTATCTAGGATGCATGGTGACATGGAAATCCAGATTCACCGCATTGAGCAAGAAGCATACTGTTCAGTTCTAAGGGCGTTTAGTGCTCAATCTGATGCCCTCACCTGG GATAAGGAAACTTTAATTACGGAACTTAGAAAGGAGCTGAGAGTATCTGATGAGGAACACAGAGAACTTTTGTCCAGGGTCAATGCCGATGACATGATCCAGAGATTAAG GGAATGGAGAAAAACAAGTGGGGTCCAACATGGTACACTTAATGCTGCTCAGCCTGTTCATGACCCCCTGCCTAGTCCAACTGTTTCAGCATCACGCAAGAAACAGAAAACATCACAGTCCTTATCCCTCGGTGCTGCAACTCCTGCGTTGCCTCCATCCATGCAACAATCCTCTGCAGCTTTGAGACGAGGTCCTCCTCCAGGACCTCGGAACAAGAAACCAAAATCT TCCACACAGTACCCTTCTGCAAATATTCCTGGAAGGCCCCAAGCCACTAATCGAGGTCCTACCGGTGCCTTTGTGGAAAATGAGCCTGCTGAGGGAGAAACTGATGATCCGTTAGTAGGAAGAAAAGTTTGGACAAGGTGGCCTGAAGACAATCACTTCTATGAGGCTGTTATAACTAATTTCAACCGTGCTGAG GGTCTACATGCTCTGGTTTATGATATTGGTACAGTGGATGAGACATGGGAATGGGTCAATCTAAAAGAG ATATCTCCTGAAGATATTCGGTGGGAAGCTGATGATCCTGGGATTTCTCGTAAAGGCGGTCGACCTGGACCTGGACCTGGCCGAGGGAATAAAAAGCCCACGGCACGTGGCGGTGCAGTTGCTGGTGCAGGAAGAGGTAGAGGGACTGCAAAGGGTTCCAAGAAGGATTTGCCTCCGCAACTAAATGGCATTGGCAGGAAGGCAATGAGCGACATTGAAATACTTCATACAGGCTCGTTGATTAAAGAG GTGGAAAAGGTTTTCAGAGCCAGCCATCCTGACCCCATGGAGATTGAGAAAGCCAAGAAAGTTCTCAAA GAGCATGAACAGGCACTGGTCGATGCAATTGCAAGACTCGAAGATGCATCTGACGTTGAAAGCG ATGAACATACATTCTCCCAAAGACAATCACTAGACCAAGAACGAGGATGGAGAAAACGGCAGTATGACGAAATGGCTGAAGGTCGTGGGGTTGACGGTTCAAATGGCAACAAAATGACAAGGGACGGCAGAATTGCATCCGATGATCAACGTTTTGAGAGTAGCGACATATGA
- the LOC103415811 gene encoding protein EMSY-LIKE 3 isoform X2 — protein MDYELSDSSGTDDDLPPSHQNRFQRGGRTSGNGRSAAVGSAPLSRMHGDMEIQIHRIEQEAYCSVLRAFSAQSDALTWDKETLITELRKELRVSDEEHRELLSRVNADDMIQRLREWRKTSGVQHGTLNAAQPVHDPLPSPTVSASRKKQKTSQSLSLGAATPALPPSMQQSSAALRRGPPPGPRNKKPKSSTQYPSANIPGRPQATNRGPTGAFVENEPAEGETDDPLVGRKVWTRWPEDNHFYEAVITNFNRAEGLHALVYDIGTVDETWEWVNLKEISPEDIRWEADDPGISRKGGRPGPGPGRGNKKPTARGGAVAGAGRGRGTAKGSKKDLPPQLNGIGRKAMSDIEILHTGSLIKEVEKVFRASHPDPMEIEKAKKVLKEHEQALVDAIARLEDASDVESVNVSLKQHGCATSY, from the exons ATGGACTACGAACTCTCAGATAGCAGTG GAACGGATGATGACCTTCCGCCGTCTCATCAAAATAGGTTTCAAAGAGGAGGCCGAACTTCTGGGAATGGAAGGTCAGCAGCCGTCGGTTCTGCTCCATTATCTAGGATGCATGGTGACATGGAAATCCAGATTCACCGCATTGAGCAAGAAGCATACTGTTCAGTTCTAAGGGCGTTTAGTGCTCAATCTGATGCCCTCACCTGG GATAAGGAAACTTTAATTACGGAACTTAGAAAGGAGCTGAGAGTATCTGATGAGGAACACAGAGAACTTTTGTCCAGGGTCAATGCCGATGACATGATCCAGAGATTAAG GGAATGGAGAAAAACAAGTGGGGTCCAACATGGTACACTTAATGCTGCTCAGCCTGTTCATGACCCCCTGCCTAGTCCAACTGTTTCAGCATCACGCAAGAAACAGAAAACATCACAGTCCTTATCCCTCGGTGCTGCAACTCCTGCGTTGCCTCCATCCATGCAACAATCCTCTGCAGCTTTGAGACGAGGTCCTCCTCCAGGACCTCGGAACAAGAAACCAAAATCT TCCACACAGTACCCTTCTGCAAATATTCCTGGAAGGCCCCAAGCCACTAATCGAGGTCCTACCGGTGCCTTTGTGGAAAATGAGCCTGCTGAGGGAGAAACTGATGATCCGTTAGTAGGAAGAAAAGTTTGGACAAGGTGGCCTGAAGACAATCACTTCTATGAGGCTGTTATAACTAATTTCAACCGTGCTGAG GGTCTACATGCTCTGGTTTATGATATTGGTACAGTGGATGAGACATGGGAATGGGTCAATCTAAAAGAG ATATCTCCTGAAGATATTCGGTGGGAAGCTGATGATCCTGGGATTTCTCGTAAAGGCGGTCGACCTGGACCTGGACCTGGCCGAGGGAATAAAAAGCCCACGGCACGTGGCGGTGCAGTTGCTGGTGCAGGAAGAGGTAGAGGGACTGCAAAGGGTTCCAAGAAGGATTTGCCTCCGCAACTAAATGGCATTGGCAGGAAGGCAATGAGCGACATTGAAATACTTCATACAGGCTCGTTGATTAAAGAG GTGGAAAAGGTTTTCAGAGCCAGCCATCCTGACCCCATGGAGATTGAGAAAGCCAAGAAAGTTCTCAAA GAGCATGAACAGGCACTGGTCGATGCAATTGCAAGACTCGAAGATGCATCTGACGTTGAAAGCG TGAATGTATCTCTGAAGCAGCACGGCTGCGCAACGTCTTATTAA
- the LOC103415801 gene encoding uncharacterized protein — MQIISHFPSLSSLPLPRLALSTALNFRRRPSKFPFYPSNHFEIPRLPLLACNLSSGRSQQQAPMDSPTPQAAASVDSVTHDFQNQSLASDGGDEKICKNESNGVSNTQRVRLKLEDLNWDNSFTRELPGDPRTDTIPREVLHACYTKVSPSAEVENPQLVAWSESVAEFLDLDPKEFERPDFPLLFSGASPLVGSLPYAQCYGGHQFGMWAGQLGDGRAITLGEVLNSKSERWELQLKGAGKTPYSRFADGLAVLRSSIREFLCSEAMHNLGIPTTRALCLVTTGKFVTRDMFYDGNPKEEPGAIVCRVSPSFLRFGSYQIHASREKEDLEIVRALADYAIRHHFPHIENMSRSESLSFNTGNEEVLDLTSNKHAAWAVEVAERTASLVARWQGVGFTHGVLNTDNMSILGLTIDYGPFGFLDAFDPSYTPNTTDLPGRRYCFANQPDIGLWNIAQFTRTLVAAKLIDDKESNYAMERYGTKFMDDYQAIMTKKLGLPKYIKQLISKLLNNMAIDKVDYTNFFRLLSNIKADPNIPEEELLNPLKAVLLDIGQERKEAWISWVKIYIEELASSGISDEERKASMNAVNPKYVLRNYLCQSAIDAAEQGDFEEVRRVLKVMERPYDEQPGMEKYARLPPAWAYRPGVCMLSCSS; from the exons ATGCAGATCATTTCGCATttcccctcactctcctcactTCCCCTCCCTCGCCTCGCTCTCTCCACCGCCCTCAACTTCCGCCGTCGCCCTTCCAAATTCCCATTTTACCCCTCCAATCACTTCGAAATTCCCAGGCTGCCCCTCCTCGCATGCAACCTCAGCTCCGGCCGCAGCCAACAGCAAGCACCCATGGACTCACCCACGCCGCAGGCCGCCGCGTCGGTCGACTCCGTGACGCATGATTTTCAGAATCAGAGCTTGGCCAGCGACGGCGGCGATGAGAAGATTTGCAAGAATGAAAGCAACGGTGTAAGTAACACTCAGAGGGTTAGGTTGAAGCTTGAAGATCTGAATTGGGACAACTCGTTTACCAGAGAGCTGCCTGGTGATCCTCGGACCGATACGATTCCGCGAGAG GTATTGCATGCTTGTTATACGAAAGTGTCCCCGTCAGCTGAAGTTGAAAATCCTCAGCTTGTTGCATGGTCAGAATCTGTTGCTGAGTTTCTTGATTTGGATCCTAAAGA ATTTGAAAGGCCAGATTTCCCTCTTTTATTCTCTGGGGCATCTCCCTTGGTGGGATC GTTACCCTATGCTCAATGCTATGGTGGACATCAATTCGGCATGTGGGCTGGACAGTTGGGAGATGGGCGGGCTATTACTCTTGGGGAGGTTCTTAATTCTAAGTCTGAAAGGTGGGAACTTCAGCTTAAAGGTGCTGGAAAGACTCCTTACAGTCGGTTTGCAGATGGCCTTGCGGTGCTTCGTAGTAGCATTCGGGAATTCCTTTGCAGTGAAGCAATGCATAATCTTGGAATTCCAACAACACGAGCTCTCTGTCTTGTGACAACAGGAAAATTTGTCACGCGTGACATGTTCTATGA TGGCAATCCAAAAGAGGAGCCTGGTGCAATTGTTTGCAGGGTTTCTCCATCCTTTCTGCGTTTTGGGTCATACCAAATACATGCCTCTAGAGAAAAGGAGGACCTTGAAATTGTTCGTGCTCTTGCAGACTATGCCATTAGGCATCACTTTCCTCATATAGAGAACATGAGTAGAAGCGAGAGTTTATCTTTCAACACAGGCAACGAAGAAGTTCTTGATCTGACATCTAACAAGCATGCAG CTTGGGCAGTAGAGGTTGCTGAGCGTACTGCTTCCTTGGTTGCCAGATGGCAGGGGGTTGGTTTTACTCATGGTGTGTTGAACACTGACAATATGAGCATTTTGGGTCTTACCATCGATTATGGTCCTTTTGGATTTCTGGATGCATTTGATCCAAGTTACACGCCGAATACCACGGATCTTCCTGGGAGGAGATATTGTTTTGCAAATCAGCCAGATATTGGCTTATGGAATATTGCACAATTCACTAGAACTCTGGTAGCAGCCAAGTTGATTGATGATAAGGAGTCGAATTATGCAATGGAAAG ATATGGAACCAAGTTCATGGATGACTATCAAGCTATAATGACCAAAAAACTTGGTCTCCCCAAGTACATTAAACAGCTGATCAGTAAACTTCTGAATAACATGGCCATCGACAAAGTGGATTACACAAACTTTTTTCGGTTGCTATCCAATATCAAAGCTGATCCCAACATTCCCGAAGAGGAGTTGTTGAACCCACTGAAGGCTGTTCTATTAGATATTGGGCAGGAGCGAAAGGAGGCATGGATCAGCTGGGTGAAAATCTACATAGAGGAG CTGGCCAGTAGCGGCATCTCCGATGAGGAGAGGAAGGCATCAATGAATGCAGTGAACCCTAAATATGTTCTCAGAAACTACCTATGCCAGAGTGCCATTGATGCAGCTGAACAAGGTGATTTTGAGGAGGTTCGGAGGGTGCTTAAAGTAATGGAACGACCATATGATGAGCAACCGGGAATGGAGAAATACGCTCGCCTGCCCCCGGCGTGGGCTTATAGGCCTGGAGTTTGCATGCTATCTTGCTCTTCATGA